The nucleotide window GGCGGAACCGGCTGGGCACCTGCATGCATCAAACGCCATTGGGAAAGTCTGTATTTTGAAAGATCAATTTTTTTGTTTTCAACGGCAATCAGGATATCATGGGCCCAGGGAACCAGAAGCCAGACAATGGTACACTGCTCTTGGGAGATGGTCTCAATAATCCATTGGGGACTTACTCCTTTAAGAATAATACCTTTACCTCCCACAAGAAAACTGCCCATCCAGTGCATTTTGGCACCTGTATGATACAGGGGCGGAATACAAAGGAAAATGTCTTCATGGGTCTGATTATGATGGGCGTGTTCAACATGGCAGGCATGCTCAAGATTTCTATGGGTCAAAAGAACGGCTTTGGGGTTACCTGTTGTGCCACTTGTAAAATATAAAGCAGCAGCATCTTCGACATCAAGGTCAACATCAGGGGGGGTATCTGCTGATTGTGTCTCTATAAACGTATCATATTGAACAGCCCAGTCAGGGCATAAATTCGCAGGCCCAGTAAAAATCCAGAGCTGAACATATTTTTCCAGTTCATCTTGGATCGCTTCAATTCTTTCAATGAATTCTTCACCGAATATGAAAACTTTGGCTTCAGCCGTGTTGGTGCAAAGAAGAATTTTATCGGATTCAAACCTGAAGTTTAACGGGACTGCCCAGGCACCTGTATAAAGGATGCCAAAATAAATGGGAAGCCATTCAAGGCAATTGGTCATCAATTGTACAATTTTGTCCCCTTTTTGAATACCATGGTTTTCAAAGGCGTTTGCAAGACGGTTTGATGTCTTGTAAAATTCTTCCCAGGTAATGGTTTTCCGGGAGTTCAAAGCAGGTATGCGTTCTACGAGTGCGGTCTCGCCTTTATACATCAATGCGTTTCTGGTTAAAATTTCAGTTATAATCATTTAAAAACAACAGCCCCTCATTCTATATAAAAAAATCCTGCCGTGAAACTATAAAACACGGCAGGACTATATTCAACAGGTTTTATATTTTTTATTTGTCTTTTTTAACCTCTTCGAAATCCGCATCAACAACATCGTCATCTTCCTGAGGAGAGGCTCCGGCATCCGTACCTTGACCGCCTTGTCCATCCTGGGCTGCCTGCTGGTACATGACTTCTGCAAGCTTATGAGATGCCTGTGACAAGGCTTCAATTTTCTGTTTGATGTCATCAAGATTGTTTGAATCTTTGGTCTGTTTCAATGCTTCAACAGCAGATTCAATATTTTTACGGGTCTCTTCATCAACCTTGTCTCCATGCTCTTTCAAGGTTTTTTCAGTCTGATCAACAAGTGCTTCTGCATTATTTTTTGTATCAACCAGTTCTCTTTTTTTCTTGTCGTCTTCGGCATGCAGTTCCGCATCTTTGACCATTTTGTTGATTTCGTCTTCTGAAAGGCCACTGGCCGCCGTGATACGAATGGACTGTTCTTTGCCGGTTGCCTTGTCTTTTGCTGCTACATGAACAATCCCATTGGCGTCAATATCAAATGAAACCTCAATCTGGGGAACTCCTCTTGGTGCAGGTGGAATATCAGACAGTTCAAATTGTCCAAGCGTCTTATTGTCTGCAGACATTTGTCTTTCACCCTGGAGAACATGAATGGAAACAGCCGGCTGATTGTCAGCAGCGGTTGAAAATACCTGGCTCTTTTTGGTTGGAATGGTTGTGTTTTTATCGATGAGCTTGGTCATCACACCGCCCAACGTTTCAATACCAAGCGATAACGGCGTAACATCAAGTAAAAGGACATCATTCACATCCCCTTGAAGAACACCCGCCTGCACTGCAGCACCCATGGCAACGACTTCGTCGGGATTTACACCCTTATGGGGTTTTTGTCCAAAAATTTTCTCAACCCTTTCCTGCACTGCCGGCATACGGGTCATACCACCGACCAGAACCACCTCATCAACGCCACCTGATCCCAGGTTGGCTTCTTTTAAAGCAATCCGGCAAGGTTTTTCAAGTTTATCCAAAAGATCGGCTACCAGGGATTCAAGTTTTGCCCTGCTAAGTTTTACGTCAAGATGTTTCGGGCCTGAGGCGTCTGCCGTGATAAACGGCAGGTTAATGCTGGTTTCAGTTGATGTTGACAATTCCATCTTTGCTTTTTCAGCCGCTTCTTTAAGACGCTGAAGTGCCATTTTATCAGTCCTCAGATTAATTCCCTGCTCTTTTTTAAATTCATCGGCAATATAATCAATGATTCTCAGGTCAAAATCTTCCCCGCCTAAATGGGTATCCCCGGATGTTGATTTTACTTCAAACACTCCGTCACCGATCTCTAAGACTGAAACATCAAATGTACCGCCGCCCAAATCAAATACGGCAATTTTTTCTTCGCCTTTTTTGTCCAGACCATAAGCTAATGAGGCGGCTGTTGGTTCATTAATAATTCTCTTTACTTCAAGCCCGGCGATTTTTCCTGCATCTTTTGTAGCCTGCCTCTGGCTGTCATTAAAATAAGCGGGTACGGTGATAACCGCTTCTGTGACTGCTTCTCCCAAATAGTCTTCAGCCGTCTTTTTAATATTGGCCAATATAAAGGATGAGATTTCAGCAGGACTGTGTTGTTTCCCTCTTAAATTGATTCGGGTGTCGCCATTGGAAGCGGCTTCAATTTTATAAGGAAGATTAGGGATGTCCGTTTGAATTTCTTTTGAATTGAATTTTCTTCCAATCAATCTTTTTACACCAAATACTGTGTTTTCAGGGTTGGTGACAGCCTGTCGTTTTGCTGCCTGGCCAACAATTCGTTCACCACTTTCAGACACCGCAACAATAGATGGTGTTGTTCTTCCACCTTCTGCATTTGTGATTATTTTTGCTTCACCGCCCGCTTCCATAACTGCTACACAGGAATTGGTTGTTCCTAAATCTATTCCGATTATTTTACCCATAATATACCCTCCGAGATATCTTTAATTTTCTTTTGTTTTTTCAGTTTTTTTTTCAGTTTTTTTTGAGACAACAACCATAGCAGGCCTGATTAACCTGTCGTGAAGAAGATACCCTTTTTGAAGTACCGTTATAACAGTGTTTTCAGGAACTTCATCTGTACTTTCTTGATTGACGGCCTGGTGAAAATTTGGATCAAACGGTTTGTTTTCAGCCTCTACCGGCTTAACATTAAAGGTTTCAAACAATTTGATAATATCCTTGTATGTCAGTTTGACTCCTTCAAGCAAGCCGTCATCTTCTGAAACTTCTTCTGCTGAAAGAATTGCTCTTTCAAGGTTATCCACAACAGTTAAAAATTGTCTAAAGACCGTTTCGTTGGCAAATTTTTTAAATTCATCTAATTCCCGCTGTTTTCTTTTTTTATAATTCTCAAATTCAGCAGAAAGCCTCAACACACGGTCCTTTTCAAATAAAAGCTGTTCTTTGAGTTCATTGATACCTTCCTTTTCAGATGTATCTTTTTTTGCTGGTTTATCGGAATCGTCTTTGGTCTTAGCTTTTTCAGCCTCGTTTTTGGGAGAATCCTCATTTTCGGTTTCTATTTTTTTTTTTTTTTCGTTTGCCAATTTTTTCTCCTGCTCCA belongs to Desulfobacula toluolica Tol2 and includes:
- the grpE gene encoding nucleotide exchange factor GrpE: MANEKKKKIETENEDSPKNEAEKAKTKDDSDKPAKKDTSEKEGINELKEQLLFEKDRVLRLSAEFENYKKRKQRELDEFKKFANETVFRQFLTVVDNLERAILSAEEVSEDDGLLEGVKLTYKDIIKLFETFNVKPVEAENKPFDPNFHQAVNQESTDEVPENTVITVLQKGYLLHDRLIRPAMVVVSKKTEKKTEKTKEN
- a CDS encoding class I adenylate-forming enzyme family protein; its protein translation is MIITEILTRNALMYKGETALVERIPALNSRKTITWEEFYKTSNRLANAFENHGIQKGDKIVQLMTNCLEWLPIYFGILYTGAWAVPLNFRFESDKILLCTNTAEAKVFIFGEEFIERIEAIQDELEKYVQLWIFTGPANLCPDWAVQYDTFIETQSADTPPDVDLDVEDAAALYFTSGTTGNPKAVLLTHRNLEHACHVEHAHHNQTHEDIFLCIPPLYHTGAKMHWMGSFLVGGKGIILKGVSPQWIIETISQEQCTIVWLLVPWAHDILIAVENKKIDLSKYRLSQWRLMHAGAQPVPPSLIENWKKYFPGQDYDTNYGLTESTGPGCVHLGIDNADKIGPIGSPGFDWEAKIVDKQGNLLFGNESGELIVKGPGVMKEYYKNPQATAETIKDGWLHTGDIARYDINGFIWLVDRKKDMIIYGGENIFPVEIENFFLKNKKIKDIAVIGIPDERLGEIPAGIISVKPGCILCESDIIEFQQELPRYKHLRKIFFGDVPRNPTGKIEKPRLRRIYAEDKRKDIRKLLR
- the dnaK gene encoding molecular chaperone DnaK yields the protein MGKIIGIDLGTTNSCVAVMEAGGEAKIITNAEGGRTTPSIVAVSESGERIVGQAAKRQAVTNPENTVFGVKRLIGRKFNSKEIQTDIPNLPYKIEAASNGDTRINLRGKQHSPAEISSFILANIKKTAEDYLGEAVTEAVITVPAYFNDSQRQATKDAGKIAGLEVKRIINEPTAASLAYGLDKKGEEKIAVFDLGGGTFDVSVLEIGDGVFEVKSTSGDTHLGGEDFDLRIIDYIADEFKKEQGINLRTDKMALQRLKEAAEKAKMELSTSTETSINLPFITADASGPKHLDVKLSRAKLESLVADLLDKLEKPCRIALKEANLGSGGVDEVVLVGGMTRMPAVQERVEKIFGQKPHKGVNPDEVVAMGAAVQAGVLQGDVNDVLLLDVTPLSLGIETLGGVMTKLIDKNTTIPTKKSQVFSTAADNQPAVSIHVLQGERQMSADNKTLGQFELSDIPPAPRGVPQIEVSFDIDANGIVHVAAKDKATGKEQSIRITAASGLSEDEINKMVKDAELHAEDDKKKRELVDTKNNAEALVDQTEKTLKEHGDKVDEETRKNIESAVEALKQTKDSNNLDDIKQKIEALSQASHKLAEVMYQQAAQDGQGGQGTDAGASPQEDDDVVDADFEEVKKDK